DNA sequence from the Paenibacillus azoreducens genome:
GCCAAAAGCGTCTCCGGCTGATAGGTTTGGGAAGGGTCCAGCCTGCGCAGAATTACCTTCATGATCGTGTGCCGGGCGCCGGTATCCCCCAAAATTTGTTCTTTGCATCCGCTTCTGCGAAGCAGCAGGAGCGCGAATGAATGAAAGGTTCTGGCCTCCACGGCCCGCGCCGCCGCAGGATGAACGCCTGGCATCCGGGCGATCCGCTCCTTGATTTCGCTGGCGGCCTTGCTTGTGAAAGTCACCAATAAAATGTTTGATGCCGGCACGCCGCGCACGGCGAGCAGGTAAGCTGTCCTTGCCGCCAGCACGGTTGTTTTGCCGCAGCCGGCCCCGGCCAAAATCAGCATGGGGCCTTCCCCGTGGCGGACCGCTTTGATTTGGGGAGCGTTCAGCAGTATGCCGCTGCGTTCAAGCTCGCGGAAGAAGAAGGCATCAGGCTCATGATCCTTGACCAGATCAAGGCTGGTGAGAGCCGGTGCCGCCTCGGCCTGGGGCGGCTTGGCGGAGTCCGGTACTTGGGCAGGAACGCTTGTCGGCGTCAACTGCGTATTCACCATGGCGCATCCTCCTGTTCTTTGTCTGAAAAGATGTTCTTTGATTGCTTTTTTTCACAAGTGCCCTTTAAATTTGGTATGATATAACCACCTAAACCGCATGCAGTCCATTATAACCCGGGCGGCGGCAAGGGAGAAGGTTTAACAAGCAAAGCGCTTTATCGATTTCACAGTGGGGGCGTCACATGGTATCTTTGTAGCATAAGGATTTTGTTTACAGACCTTCACTAAAAAATATGACTAATAAAAAATATGAATTTACGAGAGATAAGTATATGGGAAACTGGAGGAGAAAACGATGAATATTTTGCAACGAATCAAGGATGGGGCGAACCGTGCAACCGAGAAGGCGCAGGGAGCCGTGGAGGTTAGCAAGCTGAACGGGCAGATTGCCGAAGTCGAAAAGGAAATGGAACTGCATTTCATGGAAATGGGCAGGTCTTTTTATGAAGGATACAGTGATGAGAACATGTCGCGCGCGGAAAAGGAAATGCTTAAACACTGCAAGGCATGTGACGAACTTAAGCTGGAGATTGATGAGCTGCGCCGCCGAATTGCGGAACTGAAAAACGAGAAGCTCTGCAAGTGCGGGCGCACGGTGCAGCTGGATGCGAATTTCTGCCCGTCCTGCGGCAGAAGTCTGAAGGAAGGACAGACGCCGCGGAGACATGACGATTCCCGTGATGCAGGAGCAGCCATGTTCCAAGAGGATGACTTTGGGGAAACCAAAATATATAAAGAACCCGCGCAAGATGACGAGTTTAATTTTGACCATGTCTACGGCAAAGACGAAACCGGCGCTTCGGAGGAACGTAGTTATGATTATGACCTTGCGCCAGGCAAGGAATGGGATGCAATGGAAGAGGATTCCCCTGCAGACGAGCGTGAACGGCTTCAAGAAGATGAGCTCGAGCGTGAGCGCGAGCGCCAGCTGGAACTGGACCGCCGCATTCGCTTCTGGAAAGAAAACAACGAAGGAGAAACCGAAGCGCCTGTCTCCGGATCTCCGCGGGAAACGGTCAAATGTCAGATTTGCCGGGCTGAACTTCCGAAGGGTTCGAAGTGGTGCCCGCGCTGCGGTGCAGAGCAAATTTAACGGGATAAATGTTTAACTTACTGAAACAACTCTGATTCCGGATAAATTCCGTTCAGGTGATCGGACATACGGGATCCTATGCAAATCCCTGTTCAAAGGGGAATGATTAGGTTTTTGGCAGCTTGGGAGGACAAAAGAATGGAACAATTGCTACAGCATCTGCGGAATTTAAGCTTCACCGAGATGGAAGCGAAAATTATGGTGGAGTTGGCCGCTAAAGGCCCGTCTTCCGGTTACGAGGTGGCAAAGGGGCTTGGCGTTTCGAGGTCCAACGTCTACGCTGCCTTACAGCGCTTGGCGCAGCATGGCTTCTTGCGCCGGAGCGCCGGGGAGCCGGTCCGTTATAGCATGCTGAAGCCTGAGGAACTGACGCAGATGATATCAGGTCAGGTTAAGGAGTCCTTGGCCTTTATCGAAACGAGGATGCCACGGGTTGAAACGGATCAGCCTCCTTTTTACAGTATCGAAGGCGACCGGAATGTGCTGGAGATGTTGTCCCGGGAAATGGAGCGGGCCGAACATGAAATCGTGGTTGACGTATGGCGCGAAGAAGCGGCGCTGGTGAGGAAAGGGCTTGAAGAAGCCGAAGGCCGCGGCGTTAAACTGCTTTGGTCCTGCATAGGCGAGGATGCAGCCATGAACCGGCTTGTTCCATGGCCTTCCCACGATAGAGAAGGAGATAGCCAGCATACGGGGCGCAGATTCTCGATTGTCATCGACCGACGCTGGTGTATACTGGGGGTTCGGGGTGATAACTGCACGACGCAAGGACTTGTCACTGAACATCCGGTGATGGTGGAACTGCTGCTGGATCATTTTACGCAGGAAATGGTGCTTTACGAGCTGGAGCAGGATATCGGCGAAGATTTGGCGGAGCGGTATGGGCCGCGTTATGAGCGGATTTACA
Encoded proteins:
- a CDS encoding zinc ribbon domain-containing protein — its product is MNILQRIKDGANRATEKAQGAVEVSKLNGQIAEVEKEMELHFMEMGRSFYEGYSDENMSRAEKEMLKHCKACDELKLEIDELRRRIAELKNEKLCKCGRTVQLDANFCPSCGRSLKEGQTPRRHDDSRDAGAAMFQEDDFGETKIYKEPAQDDEFNFDHVYGKDETGASEERSYDYDLAPGKEWDAMEEDSPADERERLQEDELERERERQLELDRRIRFWKENNEGETEAPVSGSPRETVKCQICRAELPKGSKWCPRCGAEQI
- a CDS encoding TrmB family transcriptional regulator, which translates into the protein MEQLLQHLRNLSFTEMEAKIMVELAAKGPSSGYEVAKGLGVSRSNVYAALQRLAQHGFLRRSAGEPVRYSMLKPEELTQMISGQVKESLAFIETRMPRVETDQPPFYSIEGDRNVLEMLSREMERAEHEIVVDVWREEAALVRKGLEEAEGRGVKLLWSCIGEDAAMNRLVPWPSHDREGDSQHTGRRFSIVIDRRWCILGVRGDNCTTQGLVTEHPVMVELLLDHFTQEMVLYELEQDIGEDLAERYGPRYERIYSKYVGPDEEREPVAEKDA